In Macaca nemestrina isolate mMacNem1 chromosome 9, mMacNem.hap1, whole genome shotgun sequence, a single genomic region encodes these proteins:
- the LOC105478334 gene encoding metal transporter CNNM2 isoform X3, which translates to MIGCGACEPKVKMAGGQAAAALPTWKMAARRSLSARGRGVLQAAAGRLLPLLLLSCCCGAGGCAAVGENEETVIIGLRLEDTNDVSFMEGGALRVSERTRVKLRVYGQNINNETWSRIAFTEHERRRHSPGERGLGGPAPPEPDSGPQRCGIRTSDIIILPHIILNRRTSGIIEIEIKPLRKMEKSKSYYLCTSLSTPALGAGGSGSAGGTVGGKGGSGVAGLPPPPWAETTWIYHDGEDTKMIVGEEKKFLLPFWLQVIFISLLLCLSGMFSGLNLGLMALDPMELRIVQNCGTEKEKNYAKRIEPVRRQGNYLLCSLLLGNVLVNTTLTILLDDIAGSGLVAVVVSTIGIVIFGEIVPQAICSRHGLAVGANTIFLTKFFMMMTFPASYPVSKLLDCVLGQEIGTVYNREKLLEMLRVTDPYNDLVKEELNIIQGALELRTKTVEDVMTPLRDCFMITGEAILDFNTMSEIMESGYTRIPVFEGERSNIVDLLFVKDLAFVDPDDCTPLKTITKFYNHPLHFVFNDTKLDAMLEEFKKELTNKKPQIIPTLKRRDNKKHYFFQHHRHWQLQG; encoded by the exons ATGATTGGCTGTGGCGCTTGTGAACCCAAAGTAAAGATGGCGGGCGGGCAGGCAGCCGCCGCACTGCCCACTTGGAAGATGGCGGCGCGCCGCAGCCTCAGCGCCCGCGGCCGGGGGGTCCTGCAGGCGGCTGCGGGGCGGCTGCTGCCGCTGCTCCTGCTGAGCTGCTGCTGCGGCGCGGGCGGCTGCGCAGCGGTGGGCGAGAACGAGGAGACGGTGATCATCGGGCTGCGGCTCGAGGACACGAACGACGTGTCGTTCATGGAAGGGGGGGCGCTGCGGGTGAGCGAACGGACCCGGGTCAAGCTGCGGGTGTACGGGCAGAACATCAACAACGAGACGTGGTCCCGCATCGCCTTCACCGAACACGAGCGGCGGCGCCACAGCCCGGGGGAGCGCGGGCTGGGGGGCCCCGCGCCGCCGGAGCCGGACAGCGGCCCCCAGCGCTGCGGCATCCGCACCTCAGACATCATCATCTTGCCCCACATCATTCTCAACCGCCGCACCTCGGGCATCATCGAGATCGAGATCAAACCGCTACGCAAGATGGAGAAGAGCAAGTCCTATTACCTGTGCACGTCGCTCTCCACGCCCGCCCTGGGTGCCGGCGGCTCGGGATCCGCGGGTGGCACCGTCGGGGGCAAGGGCGGCTCGGGGGTGGCCGGGCTCCCGCCACCCCCGTGGGCCGAGACCACCTGGATTTACCACGACGGCGAGGACACCAAGATGATCGTAGGCGAAGAGAAGAAATTCCTGCTGCCCTTCTGGCTGCAGGTGATCTTCATTTCGCTGCTGCTGTGCCTGTCGGGCATGTTCAGTGGCCTCAACCTGGGGCTCATGGCCCTGGACCCGATGGAGCTGCGCATCGTGCAGAACTGCGGCACGGAGAAGGAGAAGAATTACGCCAAGCGCATCGAGCCGGTGCGCAGGCAGGGCAACTACCTGCTGTGCTCACTGCTGCTGGGCAACGTGCTGGTCAACACCACCCTCACCATCCTGCTCGACGACATCGCCGGCTCGGGCCTCGTGGCCGTGGTGGTCTCCACCATCGGCATCGTCATCTTCGGGGAGATAGTGCCCCAGGCCATCTGCTCCCGCCACGGCCTGGCTGTGGGGGCCAACACCATCTTCCTCACCAAGTTTTTCATGATGATGACCTTCCCCGCTTCCTACCCGGTCAGCAAGCTGCTGGACTGCGTCCTAGGCCAGGAGATAGGCACCGTCTATAACCGGGAAAAACTGCTGGAGATGCTCCGGGTCACCGACCCCTACAACGACCTCGTTAAGGAGGAACTGAACATCATCCAAGGGGCGCTGGAGCTCCGCACCAAGACGGTGGAGGACGTGATGACCCCACTCCGGGACTGCTTCATGATCACTGGCGAAGCCATCCTGGACTTCAACACCATGTCTGAGATCATGGAGAGCGGCTACACCCGCATTCCAGTGTTTGAAGGGGAGCGCTCCAATATCGTGGACCTGCTGTTCGTCAAAGACTTGGCCTTCGTGGATCCAGATGACTGTACTCCCCTGAAAACCATCACCAAATTTTATAACCACCCCTTGCACTTTGTTTTCAATGACACCAAGTTGGACGCTATGCTGGAAGAATTTAAGAAAG aactCACAAACAAGAAACCCCAAATCATACCAACACTGAAAAGAAGAGACAATAAGAAGCATTATTTCTTTCAACATCACAGACATTGGCAACTCCAGGGATAA